In one Carassius carassius chromosome 14, fCarCar2.1, whole genome shotgun sequence genomic region, the following are encoded:
- the frmd6 gene encoding FERM domain-containing protein 6 isoform X1: MSKLTFLNNKMMQDRRCVCVFLPNDETLNVIVSVKTVCQELLAQVCDMLRLKDCHLFGLSVIQNNEHLYMELGQKLSKYCPKEWKREASKGIDQFGPPMIVHFRAQYYVENGRLISDRVARYYYYWHLRKQILQSQCIQREEAYFLMAAFALQADLGNFKRNKHFGAYFQPEAYFPSWVIAKRGCDYILRHIPNMHKEQFALTASEAQLKYIKEAALLDDVTVHYYRLYKDKKELDASLTLGLTLRGIQIFQNVGTVRQLLYDFPWTNVGKLVFVGKRFEILPDGLPSARKLIYYTGCPLRSRHLLQLLSNSHRLYMNLQPLLKQVRRLEENEEKKQYRESYISDALEVDMDHLEQRSRASGSSAGSMSRPNPFSRHSTTSHGSSRTSGVDTDSFRTPTNTPHRPLRTHSSSNTSHASTHTSGIESSSKEHCLDEDEIEMLVDDPKSCEDLHDLDLNQELCIHITEDMLSAQNNGCSGLVVKEVSSSTSSSSETIVRMRGQSIECLSQTATGMKGQGSADRHSQSLDDVRLFQRNCQEWAELCQDTAHSYTFGCEPDLGDAVGCGYQGLADQCAGIRNNQHAFPIKRTSKYFSLDLDREDLTTEHLTNEAEPEFVV, from the exons ATGAGCAAACTGACTTTCCTCAATAACAAGATGATGCAGGAccgccggtgtgtgtgtgtgttcctcccGAATGATGAAACACTCAACGTAATAGTCAGT GTTAAGACTGTGTGTCAGGAGTTGCTGGCGCAGGTCTGTGATATGCTCAGGTTGAAGGACTGTCACCTGTTTGGCCTCAGTGTTATTCAGA ACAATGAACACTTATACATGGAACTGGGACAGAAACTCTCCAAATACTGTCCAAAAGAGTGGAAACGGGAAGCCAGCAAG GGAATTGACCAGTTTGGACCTCCAATGATTGTTCACTTCAGAGCACAGTATTATGTTGAAAATGGCAGACTTATCAG TGATCGTGTGGCACGGTATTATTACTATTGGCACTTGCGGAAGCAGATACTGCAGTCTCAGTGCATCCAGAGAGAAGAGGCTTATTTCCTTATGGCTGCATTTGCGCTGCAGGCTGACCTGGGAAACTTCAAACGGAACAAACACTTTGGTGCCTATTTCCAGCCGGAAGCATATTTTCCCTCCTGG GTAATTGCGAAGAGAGGATGTGACTATATTCTCCGTCATATCCCAAACATGCACAAAGAGCAGTTTGCTCTTACGGCGTCAGAGGCCCAGCTGAAATACATAAAGGAAGCAGCACTCTTAGATGATGTGACTGTTCATTATTACCGCCTTTACAAG gataaaAAAGAGCTGGATGCTTCTTTAACTCTGGGACTGACCTTACGTGGGATTCAGATTTTTCAG aaTGTGGGAACTGTCAGGCAACTCTTGTATGATTTTCCCTGGACCAACGTGGGGAAACTGGTGTTTGTG GGGAAGAGGTTTGAGATTCTTCCTGATGGTTTGCCTTCAGCCAGGAAGCTCATCTACTACACAGGCTGTCCTCTGCGCTCACGACATCTTCTCCAGCTGCTCAGCAACAGCCACCGATTGTATATGAACCTGCAGCCTTTGCTGAAACAGGTTCGGCGACTGGAGGAAAATGAAG AAAAGAAGCAGTACAGGGAGTCATATATCAGCGATGCTCTGGAGGTGGACATGGATCATTTGGAGCAGCGTTCACGTGCCAGCGGCAGCAGTGCTGGCAGCATGTCACGACCCAATCCCTTTTCACGACACTCCACCACGAGTCATGGCAGCTCCCGCACATCCGGCGTCGACACTGACAGTTTCCGAACACCTACCAACACACCCCACCGACCGCTGAGAACACACTCGTCTTCCAACACCAGTCATGCCAGCACACACACGTCTGGCATCGAGAGCAGCAGCAAGGAGCACTGCCTGGATGAAGATG AGATTGAGATGCTGGTTGATGATCCGAAAAGTTGTGAAGATCTACACGATTTAGATCTAAACCAGGAACTGTGTATTCACATCACAGAGGACATGCTGTCAGCACAGAACAATGGATGCTCTG GGTTAGTGGTGAAGGAAGTCAGTTCTTCCACATCCAGCTCATCAGAGACCATCGTGAGAATGAGGGGCCAGAGCATCGAATGTCTTTCCCAG ACGGCGACGGGCATGAAGGGCCAGGGCTCTGCAGACCGGCACAGCCAATCACTGGATGATGTTCGTCTGTTCCAGAGGAACTGTCAGGAGTGGGCGGAGCTTTGCCAGGACACCGCACATAGCTATACATTTGGCTGCGAGCCAGACCTAGGGGACGCGGTCGGCTGTGGGTACCAGGGACTTGCAGATCAGTGCGCAGGCATTCGGAATAACCAGCATGCGTTTCCCATCAAGAGAACCAGCAAGTATTTTTCTCTGGATCTGGACAGAGAAGATCTGACCACAGAACACTTAACCAACGAAGCAGAACCAGAGTTCGTGGTTTAA
- the frmd6 gene encoding FERM domain-containing protein 6 isoform X2: protein MSKLTFLNNKMMQDRRCVCVFLPNDETLNVIVSVKTVCQELLAQVCDMLRLKDCHLFGLSVIQNNEHLYMELGQKLSKYCPKEWKREASKGIDQFGPPMIVHFRAQYYVENGRLISDRVARYYYYWHLRKQILQSQCIQREEAYFLMAAFALQADLGNFKRNKHFGAYFQPEAYFPSWVIAKRGCDYILRHIPNMHKEQFALTASEAQLKYIKEAALLDDVTVHYYRLYKDKKELDASLTLGLTLRGIQIFQNVGTVRQLLYDFPWTNVGKLVFVGKRFEILPDGLPSARKLIYYTGCPLRSRHLLQLLSNSHRLYMNLQPLLKQVRRLEENEEKKQYRESYISDALEVDMDHLEQRSRASGSSAGSMSRPNPFSRHSTTSHGSSRTSGVDTDSFRTPTNTPHRPLRTHSSSNTSHASTHTSGIESSSKEHCLDEDEIEMLVDDPKSCEDLHDLDLNQELCIHITEDMLSAQNNGCSGLVVKEVSSSTSSSSETIVRMRGQSIECLSQYLFRAALPYTQQHCRFSSVNSYGDGHEGPGLCRPAQPITG from the exons ATGAGCAAACTGACTTTCCTCAATAACAAGATGATGCAGGAccgccggtgtgtgtgtgtgttcctcccGAATGATGAAACACTCAACGTAATAGTCAGT GTTAAGACTGTGTGTCAGGAGTTGCTGGCGCAGGTCTGTGATATGCTCAGGTTGAAGGACTGTCACCTGTTTGGCCTCAGTGTTATTCAGA ACAATGAACACTTATACATGGAACTGGGACAGAAACTCTCCAAATACTGTCCAAAAGAGTGGAAACGGGAAGCCAGCAAG GGAATTGACCAGTTTGGACCTCCAATGATTGTTCACTTCAGAGCACAGTATTATGTTGAAAATGGCAGACTTATCAG TGATCGTGTGGCACGGTATTATTACTATTGGCACTTGCGGAAGCAGATACTGCAGTCTCAGTGCATCCAGAGAGAAGAGGCTTATTTCCTTATGGCTGCATTTGCGCTGCAGGCTGACCTGGGAAACTTCAAACGGAACAAACACTTTGGTGCCTATTTCCAGCCGGAAGCATATTTTCCCTCCTGG GTAATTGCGAAGAGAGGATGTGACTATATTCTCCGTCATATCCCAAACATGCACAAAGAGCAGTTTGCTCTTACGGCGTCAGAGGCCCAGCTGAAATACATAAAGGAAGCAGCACTCTTAGATGATGTGACTGTTCATTATTACCGCCTTTACAAG gataaaAAAGAGCTGGATGCTTCTTTAACTCTGGGACTGACCTTACGTGGGATTCAGATTTTTCAG aaTGTGGGAACTGTCAGGCAACTCTTGTATGATTTTCCCTGGACCAACGTGGGGAAACTGGTGTTTGTG GGGAAGAGGTTTGAGATTCTTCCTGATGGTTTGCCTTCAGCCAGGAAGCTCATCTACTACACAGGCTGTCCTCTGCGCTCACGACATCTTCTCCAGCTGCTCAGCAACAGCCACCGATTGTATATGAACCTGCAGCCTTTGCTGAAACAGGTTCGGCGACTGGAGGAAAATGAAG AAAAGAAGCAGTACAGGGAGTCATATATCAGCGATGCTCTGGAGGTGGACATGGATCATTTGGAGCAGCGTTCACGTGCCAGCGGCAGCAGTGCTGGCAGCATGTCACGACCCAATCCCTTTTCACGACACTCCACCACGAGTCATGGCAGCTCCCGCACATCCGGCGTCGACACTGACAGTTTCCGAACACCTACCAACACACCCCACCGACCGCTGAGAACACACTCGTCTTCCAACACCAGTCATGCCAGCACACACACGTCTGGCATCGAGAGCAGCAGCAAGGAGCACTGCCTGGATGAAGATG AGATTGAGATGCTGGTTGATGATCCGAAAAGTTGTGAAGATCTACACGATTTAGATCTAAACCAGGAACTGTGTATTCACATCACAGAGGACATGCTGTCAGCACAGAACAATGGATGCTCTG GGTTAGTGGTGAAGGAAGTCAGTTCTTCCACATCCAGCTCATCAGAGACCATCGTGAGAATGAGGGGCCAGAGCATCGAATGTCTTTCCCAG TATTTGTTTAGGGCAGCCTTACCCTACACCCAACAGCACTGTCGTTTCTCATCTGTGAATTCAT ACGGCGACGGGCATGAAGGGCCAGGGCTCTGCAGACCGGCACAGCCAATCACTGGATGA